The genome window AAGTTATTCGAGAAAAATCAAAcgaaatgttaaatgatttatcATTAATATACCAATAGTGATACTCGATATATTATTGTAGACGTTTCACATGTTTTATTAATATACTAGGTTAATGCCCGCGCGATGCGCGGCTTCATCCAAAACCATATTATTTCctttgaaatataatattttgtacATACGCATACattggaagaaaaaaaaaacaaaaaacaattcaaattccgGAAAAAACTTCCTTGTAGACTACATTTCTTGTTTTACTCGTTACATTCCCATTTTTGTCTAGTATAAGCAACTTCACACCGCCTCTGCTTTTAACTCTTGATAACGCAATATAAAGCTGACCATGTGAGAAAACTGGATATTTCAAATACAATCCAACCGTCGATAGAGATTGTCCTTGACTTCTATTTATAGTCATTGCAAAACATACATTTATAGGGAATTGTCGTCGTTGAAACTTAATAGGAATTCCTTTATCCGACGGTGTTAAACTAATTCGTGGAATAAACGTTCTGGTCCCTTTGTTTCCTCCGGATATAATCTCCGCCTCAATAACATGTTTATAAAGTTTAGTAATCCGTAGTCTCGTACCGTTGCATAAATCATTTTGTTGATCGATATTACGAAGCAACATTACAGGTACACCAACTTTAATGACTAATCGATGATTAGGCAGACCGGAAATTTTTAAACCATTTAGAACATCGGGAGAATATAGTCTCGCATTTGCTTCATTCTTTCCTTGATCAGTTTGACAAATACTATCAGAACTCAGATACTCCACTTCATCGCCAGGAAATGAATCAAGCAACTTTTCATTAATTTCTTGAACAACCTCGTTCGTTGGTGCCAATATAGCTCTTTCAGCAAAATAATCTTTATCTTTGTACAGTTGAAGAAGCGAAGGATATACAAAGTCGATCAGATCTGACATAGGATCCTCAGAGCACTTGATTAACAAATCTTCAGGAATATCTATAACCACCTCATAATCATCACTGTCGCCAATCTTTCCCTCTCCCAAGTCAAGTAACCAATCCGCAAAAGCTTTAATCTCGTCTATATCAGATGTGTTGGCTCCTACAGTTAACCTCATGTTTTTGGTTAACGTAAGGACCTTGCAAGTACTCCAAATATACGACGACATGATTGAAGCATTAACAATATCTCGCCTACTCCCATTTGGTACAACCGGAAGTATTTGTCTAAAGTCACCACCGAACACCATAACTTTTCCACCAAATGTCATCTCACATTTGAAAACATGAGGTTAAGTGTAGACAAAGTCATGAGAATAGAGAAGTTGTTTCCAAAGAGACATTGACTCCAAAACAACGGAAAACATGTATGTATGAATAAAAAAACTATTTACAATGGTATTAGATTTAGAACGCAAAGATTTAGAATGAAAGTTATTCGAGAAAAATCAAACTAAATGTTAAATAATTTATCATTAATATACCAATACTGATACTCGATATATTATTGTAGACGTTTCACATGTTTTATTAATAGATttagttataaaaaaataaatacattAAAAAATATCAAAACTTTCTAACATTAATTATAAATATAACCCATGTGCGAGAGTCGATCAATAGCAGGTTTCCATCGGAATGGCAAGGTTGACCGCATTAACAACTTTCAATCCAAGATGATTCTTTTCCTCGCCTAAGATAGGTTTAGAAAAGCGGGGTGGCTTGTTCTTTGGGCATAAAtattagggggtgtttggctaagctttttaaCATCTTtttataacttattgacttttacaaaaaaattaatgAGGAGAAAAAATGTTTGGCAAACTCATAAGcacttttcaaaatgactttttgtATAGAAAGGAAAAGTTAGTTTTGAAAAGTTAGTAAGAGGTGACTTTTTAAAACTGCTtatgacttattggcttttcccaccCTTTTTAGTTATTTTACATGAATAAGCTAAggcaaacactttttaaaaatcGATTGATCAACGAGGAGTTATCTTATTTCCAAAATACC of Helianthus annuus cultivar XRQ/B chromosome 1, HanXRQr2.0-SUNRISE, whole genome shotgun sequence contains these proteins:
- the LOC110933026 gene encoding ATP-dependent DNA helicase PIF1-like: MTFGGKVMVFGGDFRQILPVVPNGSRRDIVNASIMSSYIWSTCKVLTLTKNMRLTVGANTSDIDEIKAFADWLLDLGEGKIGDSDDYEVVIDIPEDLLIKCSEDPMSDLIDFVYPSLLQLYKDKDYFAERAILAPTNEVVQEINEKLLDSFPGDEVEYLSSDSICQTDQGKNEANARLYSPDVLNGLKISGLPNHRLVIKVGVPVMLLRNIDQQNDLCNGTRLRITKLYKHVIEAEIISGGNKGTRTFIPRISLTPSDKGIPIKFQRRQFPINVCFAMTINRSQGQSLSTVGLYLKYPVFSHGQLYIALSRVKSRGGVKLLILDKNGNVTSKTRNVVYKEVFSGI